The Virgibacillus siamensis sequence TAATGAAAAATGAACTTGGAATCGGTCCAACATTATAAAGGTTCATCACCTGGTCCTTGGAGTCGTATAATACCGGGAAGGTTAAATCATATTTATCAATAAACCGATGAACGACAAATTTATTGGCATCCAAGTTTATTGTTACAATTTCAACACCCTTCTTCTTATATTCAGGGTATAACTTTTGCATAAACGGCATTTCCGCTTCACAGGGTTTACACCATGTCCCCCAAAAATTCAGCATCACACCTTTGCCTTCCAAGTCACTAAGCTGAATGGAATCTTTTTGATTATCTTTATTTATCTGATTAAGCACAAAGTCCGGCGCATCATCACCTATATCAACCTTGGTGTCTTCCTTTGTCAGATTGGATACCAACGCGTATATCAATGCAATCAGGAGTACGGCCAATACAATTGATCGAAAAATCAGCCGGTTGCGCTTTTTTGCTTTTTTGCCTTCTATTCGCTGCTCCATCTTCATCTTCTTCACTCCCTATGCAAGTATACCATGCTTGCATATTGGCAAATTTGACTATTCTTT is a genomic window containing:
- the resA gene encoding thiol-disulfide oxidoreductase ResA, producing the protein MKMEQRIEGKKAKKRNRLIFRSIVLAVLLIALIYALVSNLTKEDTKVDIGDDAPDFVLNQINKDNQKDSIQLSDLEGKGVMLNFWGTWCKPCEAEMPFMQKLYPEYKKKGVEIVTINLDANKFVVHRFIDKYDLTFPVLYDSKDQVMNLYNVGPIPSSFFISPEGEIIEVVEGALTLDKLEDHLKEIQPE